A stretch of Methylogaea oryzae DNA encodes these proteins:
- a CDS encoding class I SAM-dependent methyltransferase, with product MAESINLYGDRRLAAGGHGIDVASQRADDLDLMAVEQVRALVERGREAAALDVGCGHGGQAARLARAGARVIAMDSGDYREQVAASMRRAGVETGWAFRRVSVEDQPELGPFDVIVCQRMIHYLRHDAARRALRWLLRQAKDGGRLFLSSSGMDSELGDGYAGRAFPPESRFFPLAPAMAEKHAIQPPVCLYRQPELARLVADAGWLVERAFLSAFGNVKIVASKGVSG from the coding sequence ATGGCTGAAAGCATCAATCTCTATGGCGACCGGCGGCTTGCCGCCGGCGGCCACGGCATCGACGTGGCGTCGCAGCGAGCCGACGACCTGGACTTGATGGCGGTGGAGCAGGTGCGGGCATTGGTGGAGCGGGGGCGCGAGGCGGCGGCCCTGGACGTGGGTTGCGGCCACGGCGGGCAGGCGGCGCGCCTGGCGCGGGCCGGCGCGCGGGTGATCGCCATGGACAGCGGCGATTACCGCGAGCAGGTGGCCGCCTCCATGCGCCGGGCGGGCGTCGAGACTGGCTGGGCGTTCCGCCGCGTCTCCGTCGAGGACCAGCCCGAACTGGGGCCGTTCGACGTGATTGTCTGCCAGCGCATGATCCACTACCTCCGCCACGACGCCGCCCGGCGCGCGCTGCGATGGTTGTTGCGGCAGGCCAAGGACGGGGGACGCTTGTTCCTTTCGTCCTCCGGCATGGATTCCGAACTGGGCGACGGCTACGCCGGCCGGGCTTTTCCGCCGGAATCGCGTTTTTTCCCCTTGGCGCCGGCCATGGCGGAGAAGCATGCCATTCAGCCGCCCGTGTGCTTGTACCGGCAACCGGAGTTGGCGCGCTTGGTGGCGGATGCCGGCTGGCTGGTCGAGCGGGCGTTCCTGTCCGCCTTCGGCAACGTCAAGATCGTCGCGTCGAAGGGCGTGAGCGGTTGA